A region of the Phoenix dactylifera cultivar Barhee BC4 chromosome 10, palm_55x_up_171113_PBpolish2nd_filt_p, whole genome shotgun sequence genome:
ATGTTCTTCGATACTATATTGCGAGATTTAAGTCAACTGGATTGCTCATgaataaaaagagaaattaAAGAAGAGTACTTACTGCACAAAAGgatattttgaattttgtaTGCTGCAGTTAGAAATATCGCAAACAACAGGAGTCATAACTACAAGAGTTAAGAGGCATAGACAAATAATAAGTCTGTAACTCGTCAAGGTATATTTTGAGGGAAACTAAAACCATAAAACTATTTTCTCAAAATTTTTATTTCGACAAACCATGTCCAAATAATACATGTAACAGTCCCTATCACACCGGGAGCTTGAAATGGCACAATAGGCATGTAAAAAGCCATCTTTTGCACAGATTTAACCATAGACCATATCTCAGGCTGATCACAATATATGGGATCCACGTAGTATGAAAACTCATTGTTTCTATACTTCTTGCAATATTATTCATCATTGGATATGGTGTGCTAGATTTAGAGCAAACGAAGATATCACTTCGCTGGGTTTCTACTAAATATAAGATCGCATTCGAGGCCTCACAATGGACTGGGCACCATCAACAAAGACGGTGGTGCCAGTCATGTAGCGAGAATCATCACTGATCAAATAGATCATAGTCGAAACTAGATCGTTTTTGGGGTCAAGCCATCTCCGCAGCGGCATCACCATTGTGGTCAACTTCTTGGCCTTCTCTATGCCTTCTGACACAGGATACTTGTCACCCAAGTGCAAGCCACGGGCAACGCCATTAACTCTTATCTTATACTTGCCAAGCTCCATTGCTGATGCCTGCAGGAGATAATTAAAACAGTTACAGGAAATGAACTTTGGTAAACCAATGGAAGAAAATAAACAGAAATATAAGAGGATGCAAGTAAATAAACATTCATAGATTTACTGACGGTCATCCCAGCTCGGAGAGAATACAGTTGCTGCACTGATATCTCTTCACATAAACCCAGTTGTATGAATACATAAATACAAAGCAGAAGAAAATTCAAGCAGCTAGTTTTATCATCCACATGTCAATTGGATAGAAACTTCTCAAAAATTCTCAACTAGTAATTATGCATGACTTGTCTATTACTAGCAGGGATCCGTAAGCTCAATAAAAAAAGGTGCTCGGTTTAGAACTGTGGCATTGAGATCCATCGTGATTGTGATgcagcggaaaaaaaaaaaaaacactcacTGTCACTGATTCAGTTCATGCAAACTTCATTTAGCAAAATTAAGGTAggcccagaaaaaaaaaaattaaggccTAAGCATATTGATACAATATATCCACTACTGAATTGCTTTACATGCCCTAAGATTTAAGGCCCTACTTTAAAGCTATGCATAATTTGTATTAACTAGATGGAAGGATATAATGGTAAAAATGGTTAATGAAGTTTAAAGGCCATGGAATAAGTTCTCCCAGCCACAATTAGGTACAAGATGCAAATAGGATTGCGTGACTTCTCCTTTTCCCCCTTACTGGTAATATGAGGCCCCGGGACATTTCTATTCATCAATCAATACATCCTTATTGAATTGGCCCCAAGATGAGGGGTTTAATAAGTCCCACAATCTCGTTAAACAAGCTCAAATCAGCAGCACTATTAGTCTCTTGGTCAGTTTGCTGGCTTCCTTGTCTGGGTATGTGAAAAATCTGCTGAGACTCAAGTTGAGATCTCAAGTTGTCTCTGGAATCCTTGTCCTTATGTCAACCATCCCATTCTTCAGATGTTGTATAGTTCTTGACCATATGTTAGGACTTGTAGTCCCTAGATCCCCTTATGACAACATGGTTGAGTCCGCAAAAGACCTCTGTTTCAGCTTCTTTTTATGGTGAACTCCTCTGTTTCAGCTGCGAGAGGGCTTGCAGCAGTCCTCAGAGCAGCTCAAGTCATGAGAGTTTCTCAGCAATCAGATGTCACATTCACCAGCCTCACCTTGCCATTCCAATATCCCTTGGAGCATTGCATGATCCATCAACTGATATAGATTTACCACAGTAGAATTTTATTCTCTTTCCACAATCCAGTGACTTACCCCAATTATCTATAATACCCTTCTCTAGGAGTAGATTTCTTTCGGAATAACTAGAGGAGCTACAGTTCAGAGATAACATAGGCTGAAGAATCACTAAGAAACTTCCTCAATTTTAACAATTTTATTCAGTGTGCACTGCATAGAAACTTTAAAACATTTAAGCATATTGTTTGGAAGCTAATAATGGgacatatttttagaaaaaagatTTAAATCAAATTATAGTCCCCCTACTGTGCTTAAGGATGCTAGTATAGCCAGCTATACGAATGATTTCCATCACTGAGCATTTGAACAGGTAAAGATCTTCTTTTTACAGGCAGGCTTCTGAGTTTCATAGGGTACCTATTCTATGCCTATGTTTAATAATTGAATGTTTATAGCCAAAATATGACTTACTTGAAGCCATGTAGATAAAATGTCTATATGTCTGAAGCAGATAAACAAATAGACCCGTATTATGTGTAAAAGGACAAAAGATTGACCAAAACTGAACTCCACATACATTATAAGGAGCCTAGGATTACTTGTGACACTTCTCCCAAATAGTCAAGTGGTAGCAAGGATACGAGGCAAATTCACTAACCAAAATGCTAGATGTTGTGTACAGGAGACAACTGTAAGGCCCCATGATTAGAATGAGAAAATGGGTGCCAGAAAGTAATTATGGAATATAGACCCTCGTAAAATAGTCCAAGAAGGAGGTGAATAAAAGGAACAACCTACCCATGAAAGAAGGCAAGAGGGTCAGTTATTTGCTACTTGTGCAACATATAGCGTGCTCAAAAATCAGCAAAACAAGCAAATTCTTATTGtatttcctcaaaaaaaaatttgattaaaTCTGTTTAGTTCTAGAACAACTATATAATGATGAAAATATTCATATATCAAGGAAGGAATCGCACTAGTATAAAAGCAGGAGCAAATACCCGAATTAACTGTTGTACAGCAGCCATGCTCGAACCAAGGGCAGCAGCACCAGGATACAACCCTCTTTCTGCACCCATAATTGAAGTCAGAAATATTATGGACCCTCCTAACTCAGAATCCTTCATTCTTTTAGCAATGGCCTTGAGCAGGAACCATGGGGCCATAACATTaacttttattatctttttatATTCAGCTTCAGACACAAGTAGAGGCTCTTGAATCTTCCCTGCTTCAGAAAAACAAAATTTAGTCAACTATTTGAGAAATATACATTTTACAGAACACAAGTGATCTTGGACACCCCAACAACACGTATTAAAAGAGTTAACTTGATAAACAACAGCCACGTAGCAAAAGTATAACTAGAAATGCTGATCCTGAGAGTCCTAGAAGCTATCAAGGAAAATTGTCTTTCACATTAAATGAAGTTGTTCACTGCATATATTGAGCTAAGAAAATACTCCAGCGAGTTTTCTGTTTTCAATATAAACTTCAGAGTTTAGCTAAATTATGATAAAGAACCTTAATCTTTCTTCTACCTGATCAAACTTATCTTTTTGAGCAAACTAAATCAAACTTATCATGATTTTGCTAGATCTACACCAATCAATAGCATAATAAAAATAGTGAATGTTTAAACTTGAGAGAAAATCAACAACTCTGTAAAAATAGCacaaaagaatataaagcaagatAAATGGTATCATCCAAATTTGTTCAACTAGTTGGAGCCAGCCATGTGAAACCATTTTTTGCCAACCAATTTTACTGGAAGCTTCTCGAAGGCATTACAACTTCCCTCCAAGCTTTTTAGGTTCCCATGTTTTTGACCATTACTGACAAATCCAATCCTTTTGTCTTTGATTTCATTTGCTTAGTGAAATCTTTTGAGCCTAGTTCCCTCCTGTCTCCTTTttttactgaaaaaaaaaatacagatcCAATTACTTATCTCTACCACATTCCTTTAGAACTTTGCCGCATATGCCCGTATCAACACAATCAGTTTCCCTCTCACTTTGCTCAATTATTCAACAGCTACAGCTCATTTATTGGACACATCTCCCCCTTCCATGCTTTATAGTTTCACCATATGTCTGTCCTAATTTCATCTCTATGACACTCATCTAGCATATTGACCTCTTCATTGCCCCAGCACCATGCCTCATAAAACATTATGGACTTTGTTTCCAAGCCCTTCAAATGAGCCTCTTTGGATGCCCCTCTACACATTCTAGTATTTCACATATCATGTTTCCTCAAAAAGTATTACATATATCATGAACAATTCAATCATTTAACATgtcataaaatatatatttgcatAAAGACCATggatgacaaggatcaattagCAGAGCAAGCTCAACCACATAGGCATGGCATCAAGATATGTGAAGTAAGCAAGGTTCTCCTAATAAAAGGTTATACGAATGAACTGGTAGGTGCACTTGGGGAAGAACTGATATTATCGGGCTTGACTACTTGGAAATCTCGATATATCTAAATTCTAATGCTAGAAAACCTAGTGCCATTGAAAACTTATCTATTGATTGTTCTGATCTGGAACTATTCTCAAACATGCAGAAACAAggttttcctttagtttttaaTTGGTAAAGCACACAGAGTAGATATAGTTGTATTGCTAATAGGTAGGTATTAAAACCTAAGTATCGACAAACTGTGAACAATTTCTGGAAACAGGTATCTTAATTATATGAGGAGAAAAGCATGAAGTATGTATTAGATATGTCTTGGTCTGGCCCAGTCAGTAGAGGACCACATCGTCCAGTATGATGCAACATAAATCACATAAAGTTCCATATTGGATGAGGTAAAACCTGATGGATACGCTATACGAGCGACAGTGGTTGaaacttatctattttattactgTCTGCACCTTCATTATGTTTCCTCCTCTTTTAGACGATGAAAAACCTCATTAATTGATCAACAAGAAAGCTACAAGCATTTTCATGACAACGAGATATCAACAGTATACAAGAATCAGCATttcaattaaaattcaaaattatgcAATACTTTAAAGCTATAGCATCCAAGTAGGTGTATGAAAAATTCGATTACAGTTCAGCAAGAATTAGATTGATGTTACTTTTCTCAATCAAAAGCATATACCTTCAAAGGTGTAACAATTAATGAAAGCATCGATCTCCCCTAAGGATTTCCAAGCTTTACCCACAGCGACATCAAAAACCACTTCGTTCTCTTCCTCCATATTTAATCCAACCACTTCAAATGGATCAATCCCCTTCAAGGAACTTGTAATCTCCCCCACCATGCTCTGAAGGACATCTTCATCACCCATCAAAACTAACCTAAACAACACATTATGAGAAGCAAATATTtagtttaaattaaaaaaattaaaacaaatacacGGAAAAGAAATTTAgtaaagaaaattatatataacatATCATATTGAGGGTATAGAATAAACTTTCACAAGAAGGTCTGCTAAATGGAATAGGCTAAGAGCAGAACAGAATCCAGgaaaaaagattagagttttgCACTCATACCTGCAACCACACTTGGCCAGATGGAACGCGATGCCCTTTGAGATCTCATCTCCATTGGAGGTCATCAGAATTCTCTTACCAGAACCCTCCATTGCTCCGATCTAACAAACCTactcaaaaatcaaaaaaaaaaatcaaaaaatacaaaaaaaggggaaaatccGACCCGAAAAACCCCACTTAAAATCTTTAAACAGAAACAAAGCTGAAACAGAAGAACAAACCGAAATCGTAAGTAAATTGGAAAGAAGAAACAATAGaggacgaagaagaagacagCACTCTGCATGCAAAAGTGGCACCTTTTTCTCCCCTCGGAGAATTTTAATCCTGAAATCACGTTCAGTTTCGTACTCGGGATCGTGACGGCCTCTCGCCTCGCTTGCAGACTCATATACTCGTGAGAGAGCCCGCCGCTTTGTCCTTGTGGGGCGGCCATCCCTAGTTTCGGCAGACCATTTGCCGTTCACGTCTGTCCAACGATTAAAACTAGCCCATTGGTCCGTGCCCACCGGCTTAGGAGGGGCCCACAGTCTGGACAAACCATTTATCCTCCATGTCTATCCAATGTGGTCTATTTTGTTTCCTTCTTGGGCTAGCACAAACTCACCCGATCCTAATGCCTGGTTTAGGTGTAAGCTCGGAAACTTTCGATTTAGATTGGATTTGAATTCTTCGAGTTGGATTTAGCACAAGTTAGGTATGAATTAGAGCTTCAAAACTATTTACTATTGATGATAGAATCATATTTGAGTTGAGTTATGTTAGATTGGATTGGGTTATGAATGGGATACAAGGATTCCAAGGATAGTACTAATTGTTTACTACACTTTGGAAACAAGCCACTAGGGAGTGGAGAGTAATAGAAGTAAGTATCAATTAAGTTTGCGTAAATTACTTTAGATTACTTATAGCACCCTAGCTATTGCCGTATCTATTCTTCTTACCTCTAGCAAAAGAAGGTTCTATTATTTTTCTGTACAACTGTTATTCCTATCTTTATAGGGCTCTGTGTGCGCTCTAGGATGAGAATGACAAAATGAATTTGAAGAGTACTTGAAGGCGcctttgttctctctctctctatctctccccatcttttattttttgccttTTTAACCCTTTGGCACCACTAACTCAAACTTGTGTTTGATAgtattttttaatttctgttttcatTTCTTGGTTTTATACTTAATAATTCTTATTTTATGTTtgctaaaaataaaataagaattaTATTATGTTAGATAGATGCCAAAACAAAATATGTGGCATCCTTGAAAAACAATGGTATGGCAGCCATTATAGTAATATCAATAATTGGCATACCATGAAATAGtattttttgtaattatggTAACAATATGCGGCAGCTGCAACGATGACCACGAATAAAGCTAATTAGGAATGAAGGCAGTATGAATAATAACAACAATTTATACTTATGTAATCAACTGCAGTGGCAAACAATAAGCAGTATCTAGTGACAAAGATGACAAAAAGCGGAATGTGTCTTTTGTATTGAATTTGTTTTCTTATTTTCATAAATAAAAAACATGCAATGTTATTTTGTTAATGGTACCAAATAAAATGTTGCGCCTTTTTTTCactaaattaatttatttttaatttgtaaAGCAATTAGAAGCGGTAAGATCACTGATGGGTAGCAATGAATCTGGACTCCTCACAGTTTCATATTGTATGGTATAAACATGTGGCAttgtaatatttatttttttttaagtgttTTAATCCAATCATGCTCCTCACTTTTGTGAGCTTAGATAAAGCTAGCCGACAGGGTAATAAAATAggataaattatatattaaacTAAACTcgtataccaaaaaaaatgtgGCCTGGCCTGGATCAGGTTCGAGGGTTCTTTCCAAGTCTAAGCCCGATTTTGGGCTTGTAATCTTTGGGCCAGAAGACTTGGGGCTGGGCACTTTTCCATAGGTCATgttaaattttgtttctttaGGCCAGCCTAGCCCATTCGTAGCCCATTTCTCCCTCAACTTCATGCATGAGCATGACGGCCTTAAGTGATGTGAGGGCTCTAGCCCTGAGGATTAACTCTTACGTAATTTATGCAAACCTTTTACAATTATATCACATAGTAGAGTTAAAGATGCAACTGcttgatatatatatagttggaaaagagaagaaaaaatatattccaTATATTGCATAGGTTATATGCTAGTTTCCAATATCTCCCAACCCGACATAGGTTGAGACTTCTCAAATTGAGCCCAGCCCAAAGCTATAACCAGATAGATTAGTTTAGTCTTAGGGTTAGGTGGGTTGGATCAAATTAATGGGGTTAGGCCAGTTGTATATGTAACTTGAGATTGGTGGCAAGTTTTCAACATTTTTTGTTAGGTTAATAAGATATTGATTGGAGTCTTATTTAGGTGTACCTTTGCAATTCTATAACACAATAGAGTTAACAATGCAGTTAGCTAGACTTGGCTATATACAAATGAATCTTCACTCTGATCCGATCAGATTTATATTGGATAATGAAAGTCATATATTGATGG
Encoded here:
- the LOC103720274 gene encoding levodione reductase; the protein is MEGSGKRILMTSNGDEISKGIAFHLAKCGCRLVLMGDEDVLQSMVGEITSSLKGIDPFEVVGLNMEEENEVVFDVAVGKAWKSLGEIDAFINCYTFEGKIQEPLLVSEAEYKKIIKVNVMAPWFLLKAIAKRMKDSELGGSIIFLTSIMGAERGLYPGAAALGSSMAAVQQLIRASAMELGKYKIRVNGVARGLHLGDKYPVSEGIEKAKKLTTMVMPLRRWLDPKNDLVSTMIYLISDDSRYMTGTTVFVDGAQSIVRPRMRSYI